One Algihabitans albus DNA segment encodes these proteins:
- a CDS encoding carbohydrate ABC transporter permease, producing the protein MPVRPITWPLVVVLIFLLVVTLFPIFWIAMTAIKPPTDWNAVPAVWIPAEPTLINFRTLFDPDAIRDYGVGGVSESATAAVIGSIIASVSATLLSVMIGLLAAIGLSRYSASGRFTPLLILSGRMFPPAAIAVPFVIIFSAVGLIDTYLGLIAIYVAITLPFSTWMLKSFVDEIPREVEEAAMVDGKSRFMAHVTVTLPLIRGGLFATTLFIFILNWSEFLFALVLSYTNIETIPVRLAKYVTATAGTLYGVQAALAFLAMSPLVIAGFLIQKHLARGMTFGAVKR; encoded by the coding sequence ATGCCGGTCCGACCTATCACCTGGCCGCTGGTCGTCGTTCTGATCTTCCTGCTCGTGGTCACGCTGTTCCCGATCTTCTGGATTGCGATGACCGCGATCAAGCCGCCGACCGACTGGAATGCGGTTCCGGCCGTCTGGATCCCTGCAGAACCGACCCTGATCAATTTCCGGACGCTGTTCGACCCCGACGCGATTCGCGACTACGGCGTGGGCGGCGTCAGCGAATCCGCCACGGCAGCGGTGATCGGTTCGATCATCGCCTCCGTGAGCGCCACGCTGCTGTCCGTGATGATCGGATTGCTCGCGGCGATCGGTTTGTCGCGCTACAGCGCGAGCGGCCGGTTCACGCCTCTGTTGATTCTCTCGGGCCGCATGTTTCCGCCGGCGGCCATCGCAGTCCCCTTCGTGATCATCTTCTCCGCCGTCGGCCTCATCGATACCTACCTCGGCCTGATCGCGATTTATGTAGCGATCACCTTGCCGTTCTCGACGTGGATGCTGAAGAGCTTCGTCGACGAGATCCCTCGTGAAGTGGAAGAGGCGGCGATGGTGGACGGGAAGTCGCGCTTCATGGCGCACGTGACCGTGACTTTGCCGTTGATCCGCGGCGGACTCTTCGCCACGACGCTCTTCATTTTCATCTTGAACTGGTCGGAGTTTCTCTTCGCGCTGGTGCTCTCCTACACCAATATAGAGACGATCCCCGTACGTCTCGCCAAGTACGTTACGGCAACGGCTGGCACTCTCTACGGGGTTCAGGCAGCTCTGGCATTTCTCGCCATGTCTCCCCTCGTGATCGCGGGTTTCCTGATCCAGAAGCATCTCGCGCGCGGTATGACCTTCGGAGCGGTCAAACGATGA
- a CDS encoding ABC transporter substrate-binding protein — MNRDRKKIDTACGDFDAGGLSRRTFLNRLAALGVSAGVANFVALSPLGARKAYAAIGGPEERAWALAQEMAAKAEKKTLTLLIPTGSIGNMTPYVDKWKNELGIDLEFIEEPDEVVHTKGMQEAVARTGRYDVMMPTAMSYPDWIDSGVIYDLTDWVETYNPELFNEEYGVVFPASHHAQLYNGRVAGLLNDGDQITLLCRSDHLTDPDKMKAFADAHGYPLDVPKTWTEYHDLAKFMHDPDNNFFGSLEYRSRYYVKWMFMQRLMSKGRLYFDGDMNPTFNSDEGLAALEDMLAINPYLHPDAFSFTWSSNYNAFGRGAGFMNIVWPSGFKYSKAPSTGPATTGKIAATVMPSDTLSDGSQLYAGLFCWGYGYAVSRYSANPELAYAYAQWMTSPTVSSDAIPYLGGYSDPYRVNHMKAPTQRLVDTYSPEYLDTLYNNIVNTVPDFCLPGGFEYQDALDKEVHACMTGEKAPKEALDDAARACDRITRRIGKEKVKESWLSLARNLAEPIKRASGADQWV; from the coding sequence ATGAACAGGGACCGTAAGAAGATCGACACGGCGTGTGGGGACTTCGATGCCGGCGGACTTTCGCGCCGGACCTTTCTGAATCGCCTGGCAGCGCTGGGCGTATCCGCCGGCGTCGCCAATTTCGTGGCACTGTCGCCATTGGGCGCACGCAAGGCCTACGCGGCGATCGGCGGGCCCGAAGAACGTGCCTGGGCTCTCGCCCAGGAGATGGCGGCAAAGGCCGAGAAGAAGACGCTGACTCTGCTGATCCCCACCGGGTCTATCGGCAACATGACCCCCTACGTCGACAAATGGAAGAACGAGCTGGGCATCGATCTGGAGTTCATCGAAGAACCCGACGAGGTGGTGCACACCAAGGGCATGCAGGAAGCCGTCGCCCGTACCGGTCGCTACGACGTGATGATGCCGACGGCGATGTCCTATCCGGACTGGATCGACTCAGGCGTGATCTACGACCTGACCGACTGGGTCGAGACCTACAACCCAGAGCTCTTCAACGAAGAATACGGTGTGGTCTTTCCAGCGAGCCACCATGCCCAGCTCTACAACGGGCGGGTCGCCGGTCTGCTGAATGACGGCGATCAGATCACGCTGCTGTGCCGCAGCGACCATCTGACCGACCCGGACAAGATGAAGGCCTTCGCGGATGCCCATGGCTATCCGCTCGACGTGCCGAAGACCTGGACGGAGTATCACGACCTCGCCAAGTTCATGCACGATCCGGACAACAACTTCTTCGGCAGCCTGGAATATCGTTCACGCTACTACGTGAAGTGGATGTTCATGCAGCGGCTCATGTCCAAAGGCCGTCTCTACTTCGACGGCGACATGAATCCCACCTTCAACTCCGACGAGGGGTTGGCCGCGCTGGAGGACATGCTGGCGATCAACCCTTACCTGCATCCGGATGCCTTCAGCTTCACCTGGTCGTCCAACTACAATGCCTTCGGTCGTGGCGCCGGCTTCATGAACATTGTCTGGCCGTCCGGCTTCAAATATTCGAAGGCTCCCTCGACCGGGCCTGCCACCACGGGCAAGATCGCAGCGACGGTCATGCCGTCCGATACCCTGAGCGATGGCTCGCAGCTCTACGCAGGACTGTTCTGTTGGGGGTATGGCTATGCCGTATCTCGCTACTCGGCCAATCCGGAGCTGGCTTACGCCTACGCCCAGTGGATGACCTCTCCGACCGTCTCATCCGACGCCATCCCCTATCTCGGCGGATACTCCGACCCCTATCGTGTCAATCATATGAAGGCACCGACCCAACGATTGGTCGACACCTATTCGCCCGAATATCTCGACACCCTCTACAACAACATCGTCAACACCGTACCGGACTTCTGCCTGCCGGGCGGGTTCGAGTATCAGGACGCGCTCGACAAGGAAGTGCACGCCTGCATGACGGGCGAAAAGGCACCGAAGGAAGCGCTGGACGATGCGGCGCGCGCTTGCGATCGCATCACCCGCCGTATCGGAAAAGAGAAAGTGAAAGAGTCCTGGCTGTCTCTCGCCAGGAACTTGGCCGAGCCAATCAAGCGAGCCAGCGGCGCTGATCAGTGGGTCTAG
- the pdxR gene encoding MocR-like pyridoxine biosynthesis transcription factor PdxR yields the protein MAKSGSRGSFATVHLDHAGGIPVYRQIVDQLRADIAGGHLTPATRLASTRTLASEWGVSRNTVLQVFEILKGEGYVDSRVGDGTYVAKEIPEQPPTRPEAVAPGMAFQSGQRGYPFKRLSRRGRSLMEQCPPGLTERPAPFMPDVPDLRAFPIRTWLRLMSEVSGRLTGSSLVQVSNAGYEPLREAIAHHLRTARGLNCVAAQVIVTSGSQQGLDLVTRMLLDRGDPVWIEEPGYIGIRASLLANGCHVLPVPIDDDGLDVAQARDRFATPRLICVSPARQYPLGATMSPERRQALVEVSHGTGAWILEDDYDSETRYAGHLLPALQSLDRSGRVIHMGTFSKTLLPSFRLGFLLVPMDIAEDFAKARAVIDRHAPIMEQMVLAEFMHRGLYAAHLRRMRALYRDRQQAMISVLRRIVGYRPPAYEMTGGMHLVVPLRNGADDVEVARDLWNKEIIARPLSMYYAGRAKRPGLLLGFAAYPVEAIEDAGRRLAQLRGLASDTE from the coding sequence TTGGCCAAATCGGGCTCCAGAGGGTCTTTCGCGACTGTCCACCTCGATCATGCGGGCGGCATTCCGGTGTATCGGCAGATCGTGGACCAACTGCGCGCAGACATCGCGGGCGGCCACCTGACGCCGGCGACCAGATTAGCCTCTACCAGAACGCTCGCTTCAGAATGGGGAGTTTCGCGCAATACGGTTTTACAGGTTTTCGAGATCCTAAAAGGCGAAGGCTATGTGGATTCACGGGTCGGCGACGGAACCTATGTGGCGAAGGAAATTCCCGAACAGCCGCCGACCAGGCCGGAAGCCGTCGCTCCCGGTATGGCATTCCAAAGCGGGCAGCGGGGATATCCGTTCAAGCGCCTGTCGCGGCGGGGCCGCTCCCTCATGGAGCAGTGTCCACCCGGTTTGACCGAACGTCCCGCCCCCTTCATGCCCGACGTTCCCGACCTTCGCGCCTTTCCCATTCGAACTTGGTTGCGACTGATGAGCGAGGTGTCGGGGCGCCTGACCGGCTCTTCGCTGGTTCAAGTCTCGAATGCCGGGTACGAGCCGCTGCGCGAAGCCATTGCCCATCATCTGCGGACAGCCCGTGGGCTGAATTGTGTGGCTGCCCAAGTGATAGTGACGAGTGGATCGCAACAGGGACTGGATCTCGTGACGCGCATGTTGCTCGATCGCGGCGACCCGGTTTGGATAGAGGAGCCAGGGTACATCGGCATACGCGCCTCCTTGCTCGCCAACGGCTGTCACGTGCTGCCGGTCCCGATTGACGACGACGGTCTGGATGTGGCCCAGGCCCGCGATCGCTTCGCCACGCCGCGGCTGATCTGCGTATCTCCCGCACGGCAGTATCCGCTCGGAGCGACAATGTCGCCGGAACGGAGGCAAGCACTCGTTGAAGTTTCACACGGCACCGGAGCCTGGATTCTCGAAGACGACTACGATTCGGAAACACGATACGCGGGGCATCTGTTACCAGCACTGCAAAGTCTCGACCGCTCCGGCCGCGTGATTCATATGGGTACTTTCTCGAAGACCTTGCTACCGTCGTTTCGGCTCGGCTTCCTTCTCGTTCCGATGGATATCGCCGAGGACTTCGCCAAGGCGCGCGCCGTGATCGACCGCCATGCTCCGATCATGGAGCAGATGGTCCTGGCCGAGTTCATGCATCGAGGTCTGTACGCCGCCCACTTGCGCCGTATGCGGGCGCTCTATCGAGACCGGCAACAAGCGATGATTTCGGTTCTTCGCCGGATCGTGGGTTATCGGCCACCCGCCTACGAGATGACTGGCGGCATGCACTTGGTGGTTCCGCTGCGCAACGGCGCCGACGACGTCGAGGTTGCCAGAGATCTTTGGAACAAAGAGATCATCGCGCGTCCGCTGTCGATGTACTACGCAGGACGTGCGAAGCGACCCGGCCTGCTATTGGGCTTCGCCGCCTATCCTGTCGAAGCGATTGAAGACGCAGGCCGCCGTTTGGCACAGTTGCGGGGACTCGCCTCAGATACGGAGTGA
- a CDS encoding carbohydrate ABC transporter permease, protein MPDGAGRRRRFVRGLMLPGQLISLFVLVVPLLVALALSFTTWSPTRGSLFDASFEGLFNYEELLFYDTRFVEAVVRTLVLAVVCLSLEFVIGLGMAVLFMREFRGKSLIFSTLLTPMMVLPVVVGYTFWMLFQSNGPINQMLELLLGDGAGLEWFRSASLATATVIITEVWHWTPLFFLILLSGLNSVPENPIRAAVILGASPRQVFWRIILPMLLPVIVVAFVIRSMEIIKLFDEVFMLTRGGPGSSTETISLYIYKLAFNDFQLAYGAAAAFLVLLGTLFLVDLLLTPIRKQLLEGRN, encoded by the coding sequence ATGCCCGACGGGGCCGGTCGACGGCGGCGTTTCGTGCGCGGTCTGATGTTGCCGGGTCAACTGATCTCGCTCTTCGTCCTGGTCGTGCCGCTGCTGGTCGCCCTGGCATTGAGCTTCACCACCTGGTCGCCGACGCGCGGATCGCTGTTCGACGCCAGCTTCGAGGGATTGTTCAACTACGAAGAACTGCTCTTCTACGACACCCGCTTCGTCGAAGCTGTCGTGCGCACCCTGGTCCTTGCGGTCGTCTGTCTCTCGCTGGAGTTCGTGATCGGCCTGGGAATGGCGGTGCTCTTCATGCGGGAGTTCCGCGGCAAGTCACTTATCTTCTCCACGCTGTTGACACCCATGATGGTGCTGCCGGTGGTGGTCGGTTACACCTTCTGGATGCTGTTCCAGTCGAACGGCCCGATCAACCAGATGCTGGAGCTGCTGCTGGGCGACGGCGCCGGGCTCGAGTGGTTTCGCAGCGCTTCGCTTGCAACCGCCACGGTCATCATCACCGAGGTCTGGCACTGGACGCCACTGTTCTTTCTGATCCTTCTCTCCGGCTTGAACAGCGTTCCGGAGAACCCGATCCGGGCAGCCGTCATTCTCGGAGCCAGTCCGCGCCAAGTCTTTTGGCGGATCATCTTGCCGATGCTGCTGCCGGTCATCGTCGTGGCCTTCGTCATCCGCTCGATGGAGATCATCAAGCTGTTCGATGAAGTCTTCATGCTGACCCGCGGCGGTCCGGGGTCTTCGACGGAGACGATCAGCCTCTATATCTACAAGCTTGCCTTCAACGACTTCCAGCTCGCCTACGGCGCCGCTGCGGCCTTTCTGGTTCTGCTCGGCACGTTGTTCCTGGTCGATCTGCTGCTGACGCCCATTCGAAAGCAGCTGCTGGAGGGGCGAAATTGA
- a CDS encoding amidase translates to MSQLAALTASEMTSGYRAGRFSPVEVLAAVQARADAIQPTLNAFCRFDREGALATARLSEARWRNGTSLGLLDGVPVSVKDMILTRGMATLKGSRTVDPSGPWDEDAPAVARLRAAGAVIFSKTTTTEFGGSPFSSSPLTGNTVGPWNTGYGCAGSSMGAAAQLAAGAGPLALANDAAGSIRMPASFGGCFGLKPTYGLVANYPPSAAGSLGHVGPMSWSVADAAAMLVVIAGPDVRDGDALPRQETALAFQPEMALRKLKIAYSPSLGIRDPEPEVARLVDAAVQRFAELGAQVEEATPELPDLFGAYDILRLCNRAAGVGKLSADQRAQLDPVVARVVEMAEDYDVNDYVWAQSVRTALKASMLRFHERYDLLLTPTMAVLPHPTGISQSPKDLHWYQMNSEIWSPYTFIFNMTQQPAASIPCGLTGPDSRAAPGLPVGLQIAAAPFRDDLVLSAAAAFQAVSDFVRPTFDPQEAAAQ, encoded by the coding sequence ATGAGCCAGCTTGCGGCCCTCACGGCCAGCGAGATGACATCCGGCTATCGAGCGGGCCGCTTCAGCCCGGTCGAAGTACTGGCAGCCGTCCAGGCTCGGGCCGATGCGATTCAGCCGACGCTGAACGCCTTTTGCCGCTTCGACCGAGAAGGCGCGCTGGCGACCGCTCGCCTGTCCGAGGCCCGCTGGCGGAATGGAACGTCACTCGGCCTGTTGGACGGTGTACCGGTCAGTGTAAAGGACATGATTCTCACTCGGGGCATGGCCACCTTGAAAGGGTCCAGGACCGTCGATCCCTCGGGACCGTGGGATGAGGACGCACCGGCCGTCGCTCGCCTGCGCGCGGCAGGTGCGGTCATCTTTAGCAAGACGACGACCACCGAGTTCGGCGGCAGCCCCTTCTCATCCAGTCCGCTGACCGGCAACACGGTCGGCCCCTGGAACACCGGCTACGGCTGCGCCGGCTCGAGCATGGGCGCAGCAGCACAGTTGGCCGCAGGTGCCGGACCGCTGGCGCTGGCGAACGATGCGGCCGGTTCGATCCGGATGCCCGCGAGTTTCGGTGGCTGCTTCGGACTCAAACCGACCTACGGACTTGTCGCCAACTACCCACCGAGCGCGGCCGGCAGTCTCGGCCATGTGGGTCCGATGAGTTGGTCGGTGGCAGACGCGGCCGCGATGCTTGTAGTAATCGCGGGTCCCGATGTGCGAGACGGCGACGCGCTGCCACGGCAGGAGACCGCACTGGCCTTTCAGCCGGAGATGGCCTTAAGGAAGCTCAAGATCGCCTATTCGCCCAGCCTCGGTATACGCGACCCGGAGCCCGAAGTTGCGAGGTTGGTCGACGCGGCAGTCCAACGTTTCGCCGAACTCGGAGCACAGGTCGAGGAGGCGACGCCGGAACTGCCGGACCTCTTCGGCGCCTACGACATTCTTCGCCTCTGCAATCGTGCGGCAGGGGTCGGCAAGCTTTCAGCCGATCAGCGCGCTCAGCTCGACCCCGTGGTCGCGCGGGTCGTCGAAATGGCCGAGGACTATGACGTCAACGACTACGTCTGGGCGCAGTCGGTCCGAACTGCGCTGAAAGCTTCGATGCTACGGTTCCATGAGCGCTACGACTTGCTGCTGACGCCGACGATGGCGGTCCTGCCGCATCCGACCGGGATCAGCCAAAGCCCGAAGGATCTCCACTGGTACCAGATGAACAGCGAGATCTGGTCCCCTTACACCTTCATCTTCAACATGACTCAGCAGCCGGCAGCCAGCATTCCCTGCGGCCTGACCGGCCCGGACTCCCGAGCTGCGCCGGGCCTGCCAGTTGGCCTGCAGATCGCAGCAGCCCCCTTTCGCGACGACCTGGTCTTGAGCGCCGCTGCAGCCTTTCAGGCAGTATCGGACTTCGTCCGGCCTACCTTCGACCCGCAAGAGGCCGCTGCCCAGTGA
- a CDS encoding SDR family NAD(P)-dependent oxidoreductase — translation MAEEIERVVLITGAASGIGAATARSIAAPKTALLLTTRSNCEGLERTATAVREAGATVATQLGDLTDIDVPAALVALARARFGRLDQIVSNAGRAAKTEFGDFDAADVAESIAVNTLPFVALVNSALPDLRASTWGRVLAISSFVANDIGIEGTIFPTTAAGKGALEALAKTLAFQLAPSGVTVNCVAPGYTRKEGGHAALGPAAWEAAARATPSGRIADPDDIAAAVAFLLSRPARHITGQVLRVDGGLSLL, via the coding sequence ATGGCTGAGGAGATCGAGCGCGTCGTTCTGATCACAGGTGCAGCCAGCGGCATCGGGGCGGCAACGGCCCGGTCGATCGCAGCGCCGAAGACGGCACTTCTGCTGACCACCCGCAGCAACTGCGAAGGGCTCGAGCGCACCGCAACGGCGGTGCGGGAGGCGGGCGCAACCGTCGCAACTCAGCTTGGCGACCTGACGGACATCGACGTACCCGCCGCCTTGGTGGCGCTCGCCCGCGCGCGCTTCGGCCGCCTGGACCAGATCGTGTCTAACGCCGGGCGTGCGGCCAAGACCGAGTTCGGCGACTTCGACGCCGCCGACGTCGCAGAGTCCATCGCTGTAAATACACTGCCCTTCGTCGCCTTGGTGAACAGTGCCCTCCCCGACCTCCGCGCCTCGACCTGGGGCCGGGTGTTGGCCATCAGTTCCTTCGTCGCCAACGATATCGGCATCGAGGGGACGATCTTCCCCACCACGGCGGCCGGCAAGGGTGCGCTGGAAGCGCTAGCCAAGACGTTGGCCTTCCAGCTCGCGCCGAGCGGTGTGACGGTGAATTGCGTCGCGCCCGGCTACACGCGCAAAGAGGGCGGCCACGCAGCGCTCGGGCCGGCAGCGTGGGAAGCGGCGGCGAGAGCCACGCCGAGCGGTCGGATCGCCGATCCGGATGACATCGCCGCCGCCGTCGCCTTCCTGCTGTCACGGCCGGCCCGCCACATCACCGGCCAGGTGTTACGCGTCGACGGGGGACTTTCGCTGCTATGA
- a CDS encoding dihydrodipicolinate synthase family protein codes for MAHRRPIGSFVALVTPMNLDGSVDYEGFRSLLSWHAEHGTSAVLIMGSTGEVSMLAAEERHSIIRETVRMRPSGMLLYYGCTGQNTAQTIDYVRFAAAEGADGAIIAAPAYICAANADIVAYVLEVCDAVDLPIGFYNNPPRVKTDLHWNDLLQIAKHPNMVVLKESTTRVGQVAQICAAEPDMAIMCCCSPNLGLVIPTMALGGHGTANMTGNLIPEEMAVISKPWETGDDAFACREAWLRNLPILHFAYSAINPVAVKSLMRAVGLPAGPLRKPLRPLDPAALQVGLDAFAALDLDRKYGFKLAPAAAAE; via the coding sequence ATGGCCCACCGCAGACCGATCGGATCCTTCGTCGCCCTTGTCACACCGATGAACCTAGACGGTTCGGTGGATTACGAGGGCTTCCGCAGCCTTCTCTCCTGGCACGCGGAGCACGGAACCTCGGCCGTCCTGATCATGGGCTCGACCGGCGAGGTCTCGATGCTAGCGGCGGAGGAACGGCACAGCATCATCCGCGAGACGGTCAGGATGCGTCCCTCCGGCATGCTGCTCTACTATGGCTGCACCGGTCAAAATACCGCGCAGACAATCGACTATGTGCGCTTTGCGGCGGCGGAAGGTGCCGACGGCGCCATCATTGCTGCGCCCGCTTACATCTGCGCAGCCAACGCCGATATCGTCGCCTACGTTCTGGAGGTTTGCGATGCCGTCGATCTGCCGATCGGCTTCTACAACAACCCTCCGCGCGTAAAGACGGACTTGCACTGGAACGATCTGCTGCAGATCGCCAAGCATCCGAACATGGTCGTTCTGAAGGAGAGCACGACGCGCGTCGGCCAGGTCGCGCAGATCTGCGCGGCGGAGCCCGACATGGCAATCATGTGCTGCTGTTCGCCTAATCTTGGACTGGTCATCCCGACCATGGCGCTCGGTGGGCACGGCACCGCCAACATGACCGGCAATCTGATCCCCGAGGAGATGGCGGTGATCTCCAAGCCTTGGGAGACCGGAGACGACGCTTTCGCCTGCCGCGAAGCCTGGCTGCGTAATCTGCCGATCCTGCACTTCGCCTACTCCGCCATCAATCCCGTCGCGGTCAAGAGCCTGATGCGGGCAGTTGGATTACCTGCCGGCCCCTTGCGCAAACCGCTGCGTCCGCTCGACCCTGCGGCACTTCAAGTCGGCCTCGACGCCTTTGCAGCCTTGGATCTGGACCGCAAGTACGGCTTCAAGCTCGCCCCGGCAGCTGCCGCAGAGTAA
- a CDS encoding LysR family transcriptional regulator, with protein sequence MNLRQLEAFRMAMLHGSITRAAKAMRLSQPAVTKLIAALEQEVGFRLFDRAPGGVIPTPEAIAFHEELERSYLGLQRLAQSAREIRDLRRGHVRIAAMPALATDLVPSIISRFSATYPDIRISLDVHTSPRIADLTAAAAFDFGFAHLPNRRPDLTVVASYEMACVVAMPPGHPLAARKMIRPQDLDGVAMVALSHHTVTARHVDQMFIDADVTPQIRGECQPSFAACALVARGVGISIVDPLTPAMFGEDTLSVRPLDPLIPFHFRLIRPAGLPQSRAAAAVMDDAIATVEASPLIERTGRERRDTS encoded by the coding sequence ATGAACCTCCGCCAATTGGAAGCCTTTCGTATGGCCATGCTGCATGGGTCCATCACGCGTGCCGCCAAAGCCATGCGGCTGTCGCAGCCGGCCGTTACCAAACTGATCGCGGCCCTGGAGCAGGAGGTCGGGTTTCGGCTATTCGACCGTGCCCCGGGCGGTGTGATCCCGACGCCGGAAGCGATAGCCTTTCACGAGGAACTAGAACGCTCCTACCTCGGGCTGCAGCGCCTCGCGCAGTCGGCTCGCGAGATCCGCGACCTGCGCCGGGGACATGTGCGGATCGCCGCCATGCCTGCCCTCGCGACCGACCTGGTTCCATCGATCATCAGTCGCTTCTCGGCGACATATCCCGACATCCGAATCAGCCTCGACGTTCATACCTCGCCGCGAATCGCCGATCTTACCGCCGCAGCGGCTTTCGATTTCGGCTTCGCCCATCTGCCGAACCGACGCCCCGATCTGACGGTGGTGGCGAGCTACGAGATGGCCTGTGTCGTAGCGATGCCGCCGGGTCATCCGTTGGCGGCTCGCAAGATGATTCGTCCGCAGGACCTGGACGGCGTGGCGATGGTCGCGCTCAGCCATCACACCGTTACGGCCCGGCATGTCGACCAGATGTTCATCGACGCCGACGTAACTCCGCAGATCCGAGGAGAGTGCCAGCCCAGCTTCGCCGCCTGCGCCCTGGTCGCCCGAGGAGTCGGTATCTCCATCGTCGATCCCCTGACCCCGGCCATGTTCGGCGAGGACACCCTTTCCGTCCGACCGCTAGATCCCCTCATCCCCTTTCATTTCCGGTTGATCCGGCCGGCCGGACTGCCCCAGTCGCGCGCCGCCGCCGCAGTGATGGACGACGCTATCGCCACCGTCGAGGCCTCCCCTTTGATAGAGCGAACAGGACGAGAGCGGCGCGACACCTCCTGA
- a CDS encoding alpha/beta fold hydrolase, whose amino-acid sequence MTSAHTSPGTVVLEPRVQVAPGRSIACDVAGTGAPIMLLHGIGGARAQWRPQLTALASGFRAIAPDARGYGDSDGPPVVRFRDFADDLFALMDAFGFDKVNAVGHSMGGRILLEACAIAPDRFTGLVLSGTQPAYLAHMSQAERQAYIDARHGLFDGESVRSDRVQGIVESLLHPTASPAARAQMSESLSGLKRLPYLAALTASAGMDRRDLLANLTMPVLVVGGDSDAVCPPAVTEALAAAVGQGPAQILKDVGHMPNLEAPDRFTKLVLEFFKGASESARGSRRRFVR is encoded by the coding sequence ATGACATCGGCCCACACTTCGCCGGGCACAGTGGTGTTGGAACCGCGCGTGCAGGTCGCTCCGGGTCGCTCGATCGCCTGTGACGTTGCGGGCACCGGGGCACCGATCATGTTGCTCCACGGCATCGGAGGAGCACGTGCGCAATGGCGCCCTCAGCTCACCGCGCTGGCCTCGGGCTTCAGGGCGATCGCCCCGGACGCGCGCGGCTACGGAGACAGCGACGGCCCGCCGGTTGTCCGCTTCCGAGACTTCGCCGACGATCTCTTCGCCTTGATGGATGCCTTCGGCTTCGACAAGGTCAACGCCGTGGGGCACTCGATGGGGGGGCGCATTCTGCTGGAAGCCTGCGCTATCGCTCCGGATCGCTTCACCGGGTTGGTCCTGTCCGGCACGCAGCCAGCCTACTTGGCACACATGAGCCAGGCCGAACGGCAGGCTTACATCGACGCGCGCCACGGTCTGTTCGACGGTGAGAGCGTGCGCAGCGACCGCGTACAAGGGATTGTCGAAAGCTTGCTGCACCCAACGGCGAGTCCGGCCGCGCGTGCGCAGATGAGCGAGAGCCTAAGCGGTCTGAAACGCCTGCCCTACCTCGCGGCCCTGACCGCCTCTGCCGGAATGGATCGGCGCGACCTGCTCGCCAACCTGACAATGCCGGTTCTGGTCGTCGGCGGCGACAGCGATGCCGTCTGCCCGCCTGCGGTTACGGAGGCTCTGGCCGCCGCAGTGGGCCAGGGGCCGGCCCAAATTCTTAAGGACGTCGGACATATGCCGAACCTGGAAGCCCCGGACCGCTTCACAAAGCTGGTCCTAGAGTTTTTCAAGGGTGCTTCGGAGTCCGCCCGAGGTTCGAGAAGGAGGTTCGTTCGATGA